CGAGACGATCGACCGTGATCCCTTCGGCGCCCATCGCGCGTGCGATCGCCGCGAAGCTCTGGTTGTCGAGTTCGCCCGCGACGAAGCGGCGGTTGTAGAAGTCGACCTGGTTTTTCTTCTCCGCGCCCCATTGACGGTTGTGGAACACGACGGCCGTCACCGGGATGTTGTGGCGCACGCAAGTCATCGTTTCCATCAGGCTCATGCCCCACGCGCCGTCGCCCGCATACGACACGGCCGGGCGGTGCGGCGCCGCGACCTTCGCGCCGATGATCGTCGGGAACGCGTAGCCGCAGTTGCCCCAGCTCATCGCCGCGAAGAAGCTGCGCGGCTTGTTGAAGCGCAGGTAGCTGTTCGCGACCGAGTTGATGTTGCCGATGTCGGTCGACACCATCACGTCCTCGGGCATCGCCTTCTCGAGCTCGCGCAGCACCTGGCGCGGATGCAGGTAGCGGCCGCCGTTGAAGGTCTGCTCATGCTTCTGTTCCTCGATCATGTCGAGGCTGTACGCGTCGCGCTCGTGGGTCCAGTCGTCGAGTTCCTTTTCCCATGCGGCCTTCTCGGTCGCGATCTGGTCGGCGCGATCGCCGCGCGACCCGTCACACGTGAGCGTGCGGCCGTCGAGGCGTTGCGTGAGCGCGACCGCGGCGGCCTTCGCGTCGCCGCAGATGCCCACCGAGATCTTCTTCACGAGGCCGAGCATCTTGTGGTCGGCGTCGATCTGGATGATCTTCGCGTCCTTCGGCCAGTAGTCCATCCCGTGCTGCGGCAGCGTGCCGAACGGCCCGAGGCGCGAGCCGAGCGCGATCACGACGTCGGCGCGCGACAGCAGCTTCATCGCGGCCTTCGAGCCCTGATAGCCGAGCGGGCCGCACCAGAGCGGATGGTTCGCCGGGAACGAGTCGTTGTGCAGGTAGCTGTTGACGACCGGCGCGCCGAGCCGTTCGGCGAGCGCCTTGCATTCCTCGATCGCGTCGGCCATCACGACGCCGCCGCCCGAGATGATCACGGGGAATTTCGCCTGCGCGATCAGTTCGGCCGCGTCGTCCAGGCTTTGCTCGCCGCCGGCGCCGCGATCGAGCTTGCGCGGTTGCGGAATCTCGACCTTGACCTTGCCGTAGAAGTAGTCGCGCGGGATGTTCAGCTGCGTCGGGCCCATCTCGGCCTGCGCGCGGTCGAAGCAGCGCGCGGTGAATTCGGCCATCCGCGCCGGGTGCGTGACGTGGCCCTGGTATTTCGTGAATTCCTGGAACATCGGCAGCTGGTTCGCTTCCTGGAAGCCGCCGAGGCCGATGCCCATCGTGCCGGCTTCCGGCGTGACGATCACGACCGGGCTGTGCGCCCAGTACGCGGCCGCGATCGCCGTCACGCAGTTGCTGATGCCGGGGCCGTTCTGGCCGATCACGACGCCGTGGCGGCCCGATACGCGCGCATAACCGTCGGCCATGTGGCCCGCGCCCTGTTCGTGCACGACCGGGATCAGGCGGATGCCGGCCGGCGCGAAGATGTCCATCGCGTCCATGAACGCGGAGCCCATGATGCCGAACATGTCGGTCACGCCGTTGGCCGCGAGGGTCTCGACGAAGGCTTCGGACGGCGTCATGTCCTGCGGGCCGTTGGCCGAAACGCGCTGGGAGGTGGATTGTTCGCTCATGGGTTGTCTCCGATTTTTCGATTAACGGAACGTCTTGTTCCAGATGCTATTGGCTGGTGAAAGCCGGTCAAGCCATTCCATCTGCTGCCGGGGAATGTGGAATGAATTGAAATGATTCGTTTCAAAACGCGTGTGCGGGCAGGGCGGTGCCGTGCCGCTTGCGCGCGATGCGCGCTCAGGCCGGCTGCTTCGGCCGTTCCTTGCGGAATGCGCGCTTGACGGCGATCAGGCCGTCGCGGAACTCGAACAGGTCGCAACCTTCGGCCTCGATGCGCCAGCCTTCGGCGTGCGTGCCGGTGAACACCCACTCGGATACGCCGCGATCGCTGGCCACGTAGTGGCGGCCATGCCCCCAGTGCGCGTCGGGGAAGGTCTTGAACACCGCTTCGAACGCGGCGCGCACGGCGTCGCGGCCGGTGAAGCGCGTGCCGTGGATGTCGGGGCCGCCGGCCGCGTCGAAGACGCAGTCTTCGGTCATGAAGCCCATCAGCGCGTTGGCGTCGTGCCGGTTGAACGCGTCGGAAAATGCCGCGAGCATGGCGGCCGTGACGGGGGCGGTGAGCGTGTCGGACATAACGTGTCTCCTGTCGAATGGTGGGCGGTGCGCAAGGCGCTGGCGCGCATGCGGCACGCGGTATCGACACGTTAGTGAGCGCTCGTTTTTGGCGGTAGCGCCAGTTCGGGAGTTTCGGTTGGGCCAGCGGGGGACGGCGTATCGAGGCCATCGATTGACGGGTTCTCCACGGGGCAAGTCGCGCTTTTTCTGCTCCTTGTTCGGGCCGTGCCATCTCTTCGTTCGAAACCCCGCCTCCTGAAGCAGCGATGCCTTCGCATGACGGATCGC
The sequence above is drawn from the Burkholderia stabilis genome and encodes:
- the xsc gene encoding sulfoacetaldehyde acetyltransferase: MSEQSTSQRVSANGPQDMTPSEAFVETLAANGVTDMFGIMGSAFMDAMDIFAPAGIRLIPVVHEQGAGHMADGYARVSGRHGVVIGQNGPGISNCVTAIAAAYWAHSPVVIVTPEAGTMGIGLGGFQEANQLPMFQEFTKYQGHVTHPARMAEFTARCFDRAQAEMGPTQLNIPRDYFYGKVKVEIPQPRKLDRGAGGEQSLDDAAELIAQAKFPVIISGGGVVMADAIEECKALAERLGAPVVNSYLHNDSFPANHPLWCGPLGYQGSKAAMKLLSRADVVIALGSRLGPFGTLPQHGMDYWPKDAKIIQIDADHKMLGLVKKISVGICGDAKAAAVALTQRLDGRTLTCDGSRGDRADQIATEKAAWEKELDDWTHERDAYSLDMIEEQKHEQTFNGGRYLHPRQVLRELEKAMPEDVMVSTDIGNINSVANSYLRFNKPRSFFAAMSWGNCGYAFPTIIGAKVAAPHRPAVSYAGDGAWGMSLMETMTCVRHNIPVTAVVFHNRQWGAEKKNQVDFYNRRFVAGELDNQSFAAIARAMGAEGITVDRLEDVGPALKRAIDMQMNEGKTTIIEIMCTRELGDPFRRDALSKPVRMLDKYKDYV
- a CDS encoding nuclear transport factor 2 family protein — encoded protein: MSDTLTAPVTAAMLAAFSDAFNRHDANALMGFMTEDCVFDAAGGPDIHGTRFTGRDAVRAAFEAVFKTFPDAHWGHGRHYVASDRGVSEWVFTGTHAEGWRIEAEGCDLFEFRDGLIAVKRAFRKERPKQPA